In Brevibacterium zhoupengii, the following are encoded in one genomic region:
- a CDS encoding sodium:solute symporter family protein encodes MEDIRLDAQWIDYLLIAIYFVFVLGIGWFAKRGISSSIEFLLSGRSLPAWVTALAFVSANLGAVEIMGMSATGAQYGMPTMHYFWIGAVPAMLFLGVVMMPFYYGSKVRSVPEFMRRRFGTGAHLVNALSFAVAQILIAGVNLFLLGTIVNRLLGWPLWIALVVAAAIVLSYITLGGLTAAIYNEVLQFFVIVAALLPLTIIGLNRVGGWDGLVAKVSNDGMLGAEQLSSWPGEQLSGFSNPVLSVVGIVFGLGFVLSFGYWTTNFVEVQRAMASKSINAARLTPILGAFPKMLIPFIVIIPGMIAAVLVTQLTKFKQIASSVDEATAQAQTGVTYNDALLLLMREVLPNGLLGVAIAGLLAAFMAGMAANISAFNTVFSYDLWQQYVVKDREDSYYLKVGRYATIGACIVAIFTALIAGNFANLMDYLQTLFGFFNAPLFATFILGMFWKRMSPTAGWVGLVGGTLSAVAVFVLSETGVFDLPGQGAAFLAASTAFVVDIVLSVIVTFRTTPKPAHELRGLVYSETPKTDFEDLNEPKPPIWKRPVPVAGVALVLVIILNVAFG; translated from the coding sequence TTGGAAGACATCCGTCTGGACGCCCAGTGGATCGACTATCTGCTGATCGCGATCTACTTCGTATTCGTTCTCGGAATCGGCTGGTTCGCCAAGCGCGGCATCTCCTCGAGCATCGAGTTCCTGCTCTCCGGGCGCAGCCTACCGGCCTGGGTGACGGCATTGGCCTTCGTCTCGGCCAACCTCGGTGCCGTCGAGATCATGGGTATGTCGGCCACCGGCGCGCAGTACGGCATGCCGACGATGCACTATTTCTGGATCGGTGCCGTCCCGGCGATGCTCTTCCTCGGTGTCGTCATGATGCCGTTCTACTACGGCTCGAAGGTCAGATCCGTCCCGGAGTTCATGCGCAGGCGCTTCGGCACCGGCGCCCACCTCGTCAACGCGCTGTCCTTCGCCGTCGCTCAGATCCTCATCGCCGGCGTCAATCTCTTCCTGCTCGGCACGATCGTCAATCGCCTCCTCGGCTGGCCGCTGTGGATCGCCCTGGTCGTCGCCGCCGCCATCGTCCTGTCCTACATCACGCTCGGCGGACTGACCGCTGCCATCTACAACGAGGTGCTGCAGTTCTTCGTCATCGTCGCAGCCCTGCTGCCGCTGACGATCATCGGCCTCAACCGCGTGGGCGGCTGGGACGGCCTCGTGGCGAAGGTCAGCAATGACGGCATGCTCGGGGCCGAGCAGCTCAGCAGCTGGCCAGGCGAGCAGCTCTCCGGTTTCTCCAACCCGGTGCTCTCGGTCGTCGGGATCGTCTTCGGGCTCGGCTTCGTGCTCTCCTTCGGCTACTGGACGACGAACTTCGTCGAGGTCCAGCGTGCCATGGCTTCGAAGAGCATCAACGCCGCGCGACTGACGCCGATCCTCGGTGCCTTCCCGAAGATGCTCATTCCGTTCATCGTCATCATCCCGGGAATGATCGCGGCAGTGCTCGTGACTCAGCTGACGAAGTTCAAGCAGATCGCGTCCAGCGTCGACGAGGCGACCGCTCAGGCCCAAACCGGTGTGACCTACAACGATGCGCTCCTGCTGCTCATGCGCGAGGTCCTGCCCAACGGCCTCCTCGGCGTGGCGATCGCCGGCCTGCTTGCCGCGTTCATGGCCGGAATGGCTGCCAACATCTCTGCGTTCAACACGGTCTTCAGCTACGACCTGTGGCAGCAGTACGTGGTCAAGGACCGGGAGGATTCCTACTACCTCAAGGTCGGTCGCTACGCCACGATCGGCGCCTGCATCGTCGCGATCTTCACCGCCCTCATCGCCGGCAACTTCGCCAACCTCATGGACTATCTGCAGACGCTGTTCGGCTTCTTCAATGCGCCGCTGTTCGCCACCTTCATCCTCGGTATGTTCTGGAAGCGCATGAGCCCCACTGCCGGTTGGGTCGGTCTGGTCGGCGGCACTCTCTCCGCCGTTGCCGTCTTCGTCCTCAGCGAGACCGGCGTGTTCGACCTGCCCGGCCAGGGTGCGGCATTCCTCGCCGCCAGCACGGCTTTCGTCGTCGACATCGTCCTCTCGGTGATCGTCACCTTCAGGACCACACCGAAGCCCGCCCATGAACTGCGAGGGCTCGTCTATTCGGAGACCCCGAAGACCGACTTCGAGGATCTGAACGAACCGAAGCCTCCGATCTGGAAACGCCCGGTGCCTGTCGCAGGCGTGGCACTGGTCCTCGTCATCATCCTCAACGTGGCCTTCGGCTGA
- a CDS encoding ABC transporter permease encodes MTKPDPVDVVSANQTNRSRIEMLARLTQRNGALAILLGLVVITSIAFPSFASVGNLSQIALQSAFLAPLALGLTFVIFTGGIDLSVGSVFALGGVLAAWASQYGFLAAVVLPLIVCTLIGLIQGAIIAGTSIPAFIVTLAGLLFARGLLLALTQEGSETYKVPAEAAFLQLSRGSFLGLGYPVWIVVVLFAIGVLVLHRTSYGSTLLAIGGQPDAARLMGLPVLRSTLIVYAVSGTMAGLAGALTASYTASGVTTLGVGLELTAIAAVVLGGTLLTGGAGTVVGSLVGVTLLQVVANLINRLGLTNSNWQAVVNGAVLLVVAVAQVLLSRVQAKERERRRGGETEEGASDTPRAEQGSPPTSERS; translated from the coding sequence ATGACGAAGCCCGATCCCGTCGATGTGGTCTCTGCCAATCAGACCAATCGCTCACGCATCGAGATGCTGGCCAGACTGACGCAGCGCAACGGTGCACTGGCCATTCTGCTCGGACTCGTCGTGATCACATCAATCGCGTTTCCGTCATTCGCCTCGGTGGGGAATCTTTCCCAGATCGCCCTGCAGTCCGCTTTCCTCGCCCCCTTGGCTCTGGGTCTGACGTTCGTCATCTTCACCGGCGGTATCGATCTGTCCGTCGGATCGGTCTTCGCCCTCGGCGGCGTGCTTGCAGCCTGGGCTTCGCAGTACGGCTTCCTGGCTGCGGTGGTCCTCCCTCTCATCGTGTGCACTCTCATCGGGCTGATCCAGGGCGCCATCATCGCCGGCACATCGATCCCGGCGTTCATCGTCACCTTGGCCGGACTGCTGTTCGCCCGGGGCCTGCTGCTGGCACTGACCCAGGAGGGGTCTGAAACGTACAAGGTGCCCGCCGAGGCGGCTTTCCTCCAGCTCAGCCGCGGTTCGTTTCTGGGGTTGGGCTATCCGGTCTGGATCGTCGTGGTTCTCTTCGCCATCGGTGTCCTCGTCCTGCATCGGACCTCCTACGGCTCGACGCTGCTGGCGATCGGAGGTCAGCCCGATGCCGCTCGGCTGATGGGCCTGCCCGTGCTGCGCTCCACACTCATCGTCTACGCGGTCAGCGGCACGATGGCCGGTCTCGCCGGAGCCCTGACGGCCTCATATACGGCCTCCGGAGTCACAACGTTGGGTGTGGGCCTGGAGCTCACCGCCATCGCCGCTGTGGTTCTGGGAGGGACCCTGCTCACCGGGGGCGCTGGCACGGTCGTCGGTTCTCTGGTCGGTGTCACGCTGCTGCAGGTTGTCGCCAACCTCATCAACCGCCTCGGGCTGACGAATTCGAACTGGCAGGCCGTCGTCAACGGAGCTGTCCTCCTCGTCGTCGCGGTGGCGCAGGTTCTCCTCTCACGGGTCCAGGCGAAGGAGCGAGAGCGCAGGCGCGGAGGCGAGACCGAGGAGGGTGCCTCCGACACGCCGAGAGCAGAGCAGGGATCCCCGCCCACAAGCGAGCGATCATAA
- a CDS encoding ABC transporter permease codes for MTTATATTSAPVKRSTSVRTWIASYGVYLALALLVIVNVIITPHFLTVSNLRLQLIQTAPVLIVALGMAMVIGTKGIDLSVGSVMALSAAVMPLYIGYGTLPAIIIGIVAGGLSGLMIGLLVSHFGLQPIVATLAVLIGGRGLANVIGGEIKNLSDPGLAVLGTGSLLGVPYSVLSAIVFVIVVGFFMRRTSFGVMIEAIGGNKRAAELAGIRIKSVLVTVYVLSGLLAAFAGILVAARSQASDPRTLGLLMELSAIAAVVIGGTSLNGGRVRVLGTVGGALLMQLIVSTLVSHNVADSISQMVQAVVIVVAVALQVGRRRT; via the coding sequence ATGACGACTGCCACAGCCACCACCTCGGCGCCGGTGAAGCGGTCGACCTCGGTGCGCACGTGGATCGCCTCCTACGGTGTCTACCTCGCCCTTGCCCTGCTCGTGATCGTCAACGTCATCATCACCCCGCACTTCCTCACCGTGTCCAATCTGCGCCTCCAGCTGATCCAGACCGCTCCGGTGCTCATCGTCGCCCTGGGGATGGCGATGGTCATCGGCACGAAGGGCATCGATCTCTCCGTCGGCAGCGTCATGGCCCTGTCGGCTGCTGTCATGCCGCTCTACATCGGCTACGGGACGCTGCCGGCGATCATCATCGGCATCGTCGCCGGCGGGCTCAGCGGGCTGATGATCGGCCTCCTCGTGTCCCATTTCGGACTCCAACCGATCGTTGCCACCCTCGCCGTCCTCATCGGCGGACGGGGTCTGGCCAACGTCATCGGCGGTGAGATCAAGAACCTCTCCGATCCCGGCCTCGCGGTCCTGGGCACAGGTTCCCTGCTGGGCGTGCCCTATTCGGTGCTCAGCGCGATCGTGTTCGTCATCGTTGTCGGCTTCTTCATGCGCCGAACCTCGTTCGGAGTCATGATCGAGGCGATCGGCGGCAACAAACGCGCGGCCGAACTTGCCGGCATCCGGATCAAATCGGTGCTCGTCACCGTCTATGTCCTCTCCGGCCTGCTCGCAGCCTTCGCCGGGATCCTCGTCGCCGCCCGGTCACAGGCCAGCGACCCGCGCACCCTAGGCCTGCTGATGGAGCTTTCGGCCATCGCGGCCGTCGTCATCGGCGGAACATCGTTGAACGGCGGACGAGTCAGAGTCCTCGGCACCGTCGGGGGCGCACTGCTCATGCAGCTCATCGTCTCCACATTGGTCTCCCACAATGTTGCGGACTCCATCTCGCAGATGGTCCAGGCCGTCGTGATCGTCGTCGCGGTCGCACTCCAAGTCGGAAGGAGGAGAACATGA